A section of the Citrobacter farmeri genome encodes:
- a CDS encoding NupC/NupG family nucleoside CNT transporter — protein sequence MDIMRSVVGMAVLLVIAYLLSVNKKHISLRTVGAALVLQIAIGGIMLYFPPGKWLVEQAALGVHKVMSYSDAGSAFIFGSLVGPKMDVLFDGAGFIFAFRVLPAIIFVTALISLLYYIGVMGLLIRILGGIFQKALNISKIESFVAVTTIFLGQNEIPAIVKPFIDRLNRNELFTAICSGMASIAGSMMIGYAGMGVPIDYLLAASLMAIPGGILFARILSPATEASKVTFENLSFTETPPKSIIEAAASGAMTGLKIAAGVATVVMAFVAIIALINGIIGGIGGWFGYGHATLEGIFGWVLAPLAWIMGVDWSDATLAGSLIGQKLAINEFVAYLNLSPYLQDGGTLDVKTIAIISFALCGFANFGSIGVVVGAFSAISPQRAPEIAQLGMRALAAATLSNLMSATIAGFFIGLA from the coding sequence ATGGATATAATGAGAAGTGTTGTGGGTATGGCGGTATTGCTGGTGATCGCATACTTACTGTCGGTGAATAAAAAGCACATCAGCTTACGTACCGTGGGCGCTGCGCTGGTACTGCAAATCGCGATTGGCGGGATCATGCTCTATTTCCCGCCGGGCAAATGGCTGGTCGAGCAGGCCGCGCTGGGCGTGCATAAGGTCATGTCTTACAGCGACGCGGGCAGCGCCTTTATCTTTGGTTCTCTGGTTGGGCCAAAAATGGACGTGCTGTTTGATGGCGCCGGGTTCATCTTCGCCTTCCGCGTGCTCCCCGCCATTATTTTCGTCACCGCGTTGATCAGCCTGCTGTACTACATCGGCGTGATGGGGCTGCTGATTCGCATTCTGGGCGGAATTTTCCAGAAAGCCCTGAACATCAGCAAAATTGAATCATTTGTTGCGGTCACGACGATTTTCCTCGGCCAGAACGAGATCCCGGCAATCGTGAAGCCGTTTATTGACCGTCTGAATCGCAATGAATTGTTTACCGCGATTTGCAGCGGGATGGCCTCGATTGCGGGCTCGATGATGATTGGTTACGCCGGCATGGGCGTGCCGATTGATTATCTGCTGGCTGCCTCGCTGATGGCGATTCCGGGCGGGATCCTCTTTGCCCGTATTCTGAGTCCGGCAACGGAAGCGTCAAAAGTCACTTTCGAAAACCTCTCTTTCACCGAGACGCCACCCAAAAGCATCATTGAAGCCGCAGCAAGCGGAGCGATGACTGGGCTGAAGATTGCCGCTGGCGTGGCGACGGTGGTCATGGCGTTTGTTGCGATTATCGCGCTGATCAACGGTATTATCGGTGGTATTGGCGGCTGGTTCGGCTATGGCCATGCGACGCTTGAAGGGATCTTTGGCTGGGTGTTAGCCCCGCTGGCGTGGATCATGGGCGTTGACTGGAGTGATGCCACCCTGGCAGGGAGCCTGATTGGGCAGAAACTGGCGATCAACGAATTTGTCGCTTACCTCAATCTCTCGCCTTACCTGCAGGATGGCGGCACTCTGGATGTGAAAACTATTGCCATTATCTCTTTTGCGCTGTGTGGGTTTGCCAACTTTGGTTCTATTGGCGTGGTGGTCGGGGCATTTTCTGCCATCTCCCCTCAGCGCGCGCCGGAAATCGCCCAGTTGGGTATGCGTGCGCTGGCCGCAGCCACGCTCTCTAACCTGATGAGTGCGACCATTGCCGGGTTCTTTATTGGACTGGCATAG
- a CDS encoding sugar kinase, translated as MNDREKQILKILRRNPLIQQNEIADILQISRSRVAAHIMDLMRKGAIKGKGYILTEQAYCVVVGAINMDIRGMADIHYPQAASNPGSIHCSAGGVGRNIAHNLALLGRDVHLISAVGSDFYGETLLEQTRQAGVNISSCIRLHGHNTSTYLSIANQQEETVLAINDTHILQQLSPQLLNSSRDLIRHAGVVLADCNLTPEAIEWVFTVADDIPVFIDTVSEFKATKVKTWFTRIHTLKPTQKELEILWGHPINSDADRLNAINALHQQGVQQIFVCLEDESVFCSEKDGEQFLLTPPAHTVVDSFGADDGFMAGLIYSFLEGSDFRESANFAMACAALSRASVSINNPTLSADNALYLLKTSQ; from the coding sequence ATGAACGACAGGGAAAAACAGATACTCAAAATTCTGCGCCGCAACCCGTTAATTCAGCAAAACGAAATCGCCGACATTTTGCAAATCAGCCGTTCTCGCGTTGCCGCGCACATTATGGACCTGATGCGTAAAGGGGCGATCAAAGGAAAAGGTTACATCCTCACCGAACAGGCATATTGCGTGGTCGTGGGAGCGATCAACATGGATATTCGCGGTATGGCGGATATCCACTACCCACAGGCCGCGTCCAACCCGGGCAGTATTCACTGTTCTGCGGGCGGCGTGGGCCGCAATATTGCCCATAACCTCGCCCTGTTAGGCCGCGATGTCCATCTGATTTCCGCTGTCGGCAGCGATTTTTATGGTGAGACGCTACTGGAACAAACGCGTCAGGCGGGCGTCAATATCTCCAGTTGCATTCGCCTGCACGGACATAACACCTCAACCTACCTCTCTATCGCCAATCAGCAGGAAGAGACGGTGCTGGCGATTAACGATACCCACATCCTGCAACAACTGTCGCCGCAGTTACTGAACAGCTCGCGGGATTTAATCCGCCACGCTGGCGTGGTGCTGGCGGACTGTAATCTGACGCCAGAAGCCATCGAGTGGGTCTTTACGGTGGCGGATGACATTCCGGTGTTTATTGATACCGTTTCTGAGTTCAAAGCAACGAAGGTGAAAACCTGGTTTACGCGCATTCATACGCTAAAACCAACGCAAAAAGAGCTGGAAATCTTATGGGGCCATCCCATCAATAGCGATGCCGATCGACTCAACGCGATCAATGCTCTCCATCAGCAGGGCGTTCAGCAGATTTTTGTCTGTCTGGAAGATGAGTCGGTATTTTGTAGTGAGAAAGACGGTGAGCAATTCTTACTCACGCCGCCCGCTCATACGGTGGTCGACAGCTTCGGCGCCGACGATGGTTTCATGGCGGGGCTTATCTACAGCTTCCTGGAAGGGAGCGATTTTCGCGAAAGCGCGAATTTTGCGATGGCCTGTGCGGCATTGTCACGTGCCAGCGTCAGTATCAACAACCCCACCCTTTCCGCTGACAACGCGCTGTATTTGTTAAAAACAAGCCAGTAA
- the nfo gene encoding deoxyribonuclease IV: MKYIGAHVSAAGGLANAAIRAAEIEATAFALFTKNQRQWRAAPLTTQIIDDFKAACEKYRFTSAQILPHDSYLINLGHPVSDALEKSRDAFLDEMQRCEQLGLSLLNFHPGSHLMQISEEECLAKIAESINIALARTEGVTAVIENTAGQGSNLGFKFEHLAAIIDGVEDKSRVGVCIDTCHAFAAGYDLRSAAECEKTFDEFERIVGFQYLRGMHLNDAKSTFGSRVDRHHSLGEGNIGHDAFRWIMQDARFDGIPLVLETINPDIWAEEIAWLKAQQTEKAVA, from the coding sequence ATGAAATACATCGGAGCACACGTCAGCGCAGCGGGCGGGCTGGCAAATGCCGCAATTCGCGCCGCTGAAATCGAGGCAACCGCGTTTGCGCTCTTCACCAAAAATCAGCGTCAATGGCGTGCAGCCCCTCTCACCACGCAAATCATCGATGACTTTAAAGCCGCCTGTGAGAAATACCGCTTCACTTCCGCCCAGATTCTGCCGCACGACAGCTATCTGATCAATCTGGGCCACCCGGTCAGCGACGCGCTGGAAAAATCCCGCGACGCTTTTCTCGATGAAATGCAGCGCTGCGAGCAACTCGGTTTATCCCTGCTTAACTTCCACCCGGGCAGCCACCTGATGCAAATATCGGAAGAGGAGTGTCTGGCGAAGATTGCCGAGTCAATCAACATCGCCCTCGCCCGCACCGAAGGCGTCACTGCAGTAATTGAAAATACCGCCGGTCAGGGCAGCAATCTCGGATTCAAATTTGAGCATCTTGCCGCAATCATCGATGGCGTGGAAGACAAATCGCGCGTCGGCGTGTGCATCGACACCTGTCATGCTTTCGCCGCTGGATATGACTTACGCTCTGCCGCCGAATGCGAAAAAACCTTTGACGAGTTTGAGCGTATCGTCGGCTTTCAGTATCTGCGCGGCATGCACCTGAATGATGCCAAGAGCACCTTCGGCAGCCGGGTCGACCGCCACCACAGCCTGGGGGAAGGCAACATCGGTCACGACGCGTTCCGTTGGATCATGCAGGACGCACGTTTCGACGGTATTCCGCTGGTGCTGGAAACCATCAACCCCGACATCTGGGCAGAAGAGATCGCCTGGCTGAAAGCGCAGCAGACTGAAAAGGCGGTTGCGTAA
- a CDS encoding YeiH family protein, whose translation MTELTLTNHHRTMWHFIPGLALSAVITGVALWGGSIPAVAGAGFSALTLAILLGMVIGNTVYPQIWKSCDGGVLFAKQHLLRLGIILYGFRLTFAQIADVGVSGILIDILTLSSTFMLACFLGQKVFGLDRQTSWLIGAGSSICGAAAVLATEPVVKAEASKVTVAVATVVIFGTMAIFLYPAMYPLLAHWFSPETYGIFIGSTMHEVAQVVAAGHAINPDAENAAVIAKMLRVMMLAPFLIFMAARVKQLSPASGGEKSKITIPWFAILFIVVAIFNSFHLLPQAAVNMLVTLDTVLLAMAMAALGLTTHVSALKKAGAKPLLMALVLFIWLIVGGGVINVLVQHLIA comes from the coding sequence ATGACAGAACTCACCTTAACGAATCATCATCGAACAATGTGGCATTTTATTCCGGGGCTTGCCCTGAGTGCAGTAATTACCGGGGTTGCCTTGTGGGGTGGTTCCATTCCCGCTGTGGCAGGTGCCGGGTTCAGCGCCCTCACCTTAGCAATTTTGTTGGGGATGGTGATCGGTAACACCGTCTATCCGCAGATCTGGAAAAGCTGTGACGGCGGTGTCCTGTTTGCAAAGCAACATTTATTACGACTGGGGATTATCCTCTACGGTTTTCGCCTCACCTTCGCACAGATTGCTGATGTGGGGGTCAGCGGCATTCTGATTGACATTTTGACGCTGTCCAGTACCTTTATGTTGGCCTGTTTTCTGGGACAGAAAGTGTTTGGGTTGGATCGCCAGACCAGTTGGTTGATCGGTGCGGGCAGCAGTATTTGCGGTGCGGCGGCAGTACTGGCAACGGAACCGGTGGTGAAAGCCGAGGCCAGCAAAGTCACGGTCGCCGTCGCGACGGTGGTGATCTTCGGGACGATGGCGATTTTCCTCTATCCAGCGATGTATCCGCTACTGGCGCACTGGTTTAGCCCGGAAACGTACGGTATTTTTATTGGCTCCACCATGCATGAAGTTGCACAGGTTGTGGCGGCAGGACACGCGATCAATCCGGATGCGGAAAACGCGGCGGTGATTGCCAAAATGCTGCGCGTCATGATGCTGGCTCCGTTCCTCATCTTTATGGCCGCACGAGTGAAACAACTGTCACCGGCCAGCGGTGGGGAAAAAAGCAAAATCACTATTCCGTGGTTTGCCATCCTGTTCATCGTGGTGGCCATTTTCAACTCGTTCCACCTGTTACCGCAGGCGGCGGTGAACATGCTGGTCACGCTGGATACGGTACTGCTGGCAATGGCGATGGCGGCCCTGGGGTTGACAACGCATGTGAGCGCGCTGAAGAAAGCCGGGGCGAAACCGCTGTTAATGGCGCTGGTGTTGTTCATCTGGCTGATTGTCGGCGGTGGCGTGATTAACGTCCTGGTCCAGCACCTTATTGCATAA
- the yieE gene encoding DNA-binding transcriptional regulator YeiE: MHITLRQLEVFTEVLKSGSTTQASVMLALSQSAVSAALTDLEGQLGVQLFDRVGKRLVVNEHGRLLYPRALALLEQAVEIEQLFREDNGAIRVYASSTIGNYILPGVIARYRRDFPALPLELSVGNSQDVITAVLDFRVDIGLIEGPCHNTEIISEPWLEDELVVFAAPSSPLAQGPVTLEQLACAPWILRERGSGTREIVDYLLLSHLPKFEMAMELGNSEAIKHAVRHGLGISCLSRRVIEEQLQAGTLSEVAVPLPRLVRTLWRIHHRQKHLSNALQRFLSYCE, from the coding sequence ATGCACATCACCCTGCGGCAACTTGAAGTATTCACTGAAGTTTTGAAAAGCGGCTCAACGACGCAAGCGTCGGTGATGCTTGCGCTGTCGCAGTCGGCGGTCAGTGCGGCGCTGACCGATCTGGAAGGTCAGCTCGGCGTTCAGCTTTTCGACCGCGTAGGCAAGCGACTGGTGGTGAATGAACACGGTCGTTTGCTCTATCCGCGGGCCCTGGCGTTACTGGAGCAGGCGGTGGAGATTGAGCAGTTGTTCCGTGAAGACAACGGTGCAATCCGTGTGTATGCCAGTAGCACTATCGGCAACTATATCCTTCCGGGGGTGATCGCCCGTTATCGCCGTGATTTTCCGGCACTTCCGCTGGAACTCAGCGTCGGTAATAGTCAGGACGTCATTACCGCGGTGCTTGATTTTCGGGTCGACATTGGGCTTATCGAAGGGCCGTGCCACAATACGGAAATCATCTCGGAGCCGTGGCTGGAAGATGAACTGGTGGTGTTTGCTGCGCCATCTTCGCCGCTGGCGCAGGGACCGGTAACGCTTGAGCAACTCGCTTGCGCCCCCTGGATCCTGCGTGAGCGTGGTTCCGGCACACGGGAAATTGTGGATTACCTGCTGCTGTCGCACTTACCCAAATTTGAAATGGCGATGGAACTGGGAAACTCAGAAGCCATCAAGCATGCCGTGCGCCATGGGCTGGGAATTAGCTGTCTGTCACGTCGGGTGATTGAGGAACAACTCCAGGCGGGAACGCTCAGCGAAGTCGCGGTACCGCTTCCGCGTCTGGTGCGTACGCTCTGGCGGATCCATCATCGCCAGAAACACCTCTCCAACGCACTTCAGCGCTTCCTCAGTTATTGCGAATAA